One segment of Carya illinoinensis cultivar Pawnee chromosome 13, C.illinoinensisPawnee_v1, whole genome shotgun sequence DNA contains the following:
- the LOC122291946 gene encoding telomere repeat-binding protein 5-like isoform X2: MGSMVIRCLLRLERRVTFKKRAEDNQMRAFDLLATVAGEMLLERESSPSSSNASKGNGPIACVQNMWENEDKLVKIEQSYQGFSDRRVLASELVQQADDQKYGSEESLFPQNDGHSGFASIVTIDSSEGFVDQRLVNGKNKNDTGSFASKLDLGVSGYRESGVCKLDCETKIMIKDELHNNGKVPIVTGTDKCSLEDPEVWDGKPPALVSSDSSVKVPLCGDHIPCSSFPASRDDVKIVSRDDDEKSSGCTHPSTITKSIRPVSRIGNRRIRKILASKHWKVSPKLKDDTLLNNDGDLKPICRNRKGYYKRQRSQMNIPFKKRKIFERGSVSNPNRLFTCEGKSDSPEKGINGDASGSCVKMHGATGTSSSVVCQHTSIQSRDSYVKLRIKSFRVPELFIEMPETASVGSLKRTVMEALTAILGGGLHVGVLLRGKKVRDDNKTLLQTGISHDYPLDALGFALEPNPSQNPPSICPRNSSCMLPCDTPQPLTSYPPDSTVAHQAICHSSPEPHLANLGNFIESDHDSAPSPTDTSVDKSTTDSKALVAVPEMNVEALAVVPVHRKSKRSEIAQRRIRRPFSVTEVEALVQAVEKLGTGRWRDVKLLAFDNAKHRTYVDLKDKWKTLVHTARISPQQRRGEPVPQELLDRVLTAHAFWSKQQARQQLKQHAETCLLI; this comes from the exons ATGGGTTCAATGGTTATCAGGTGCCTCCTACGCCTCGAG aGGAGGGTTACATTTAAAAAGAGAGCGGAAGACAATCAAATGCGTGCTTTTGACTTATTGGCCACCGTAGCTGGTGAGATgttgcttgagagagagagttcacCCTCATCTAGTAATGCATCAAAGGGAAATGGTCCCATTGCATGTGTTCAAAACATGTGGGAGAATGAAGATAAACTAGTTAAAATTGAACAGAGTTATCAAGGATTTAGTGATAGGAGAGTCTTAGCCTCTGAGCTTGTCCAACAAGCTGATGATCAAAAGTATGGCTCTGAGGAATCCCTATTTCCTCAGAATGATGGCCATTCAGGATTTGCTTCTATAGTAACCATTGATTCCTCAGAGGGCTTCGTTGATCAGAGGTTGGTAAATGGAAAAAACAAGAATGACACGGGAAGTTTTGCTAGCAAATTAGATCTGGGTGTCTCTGGTTACAGGGAGTCTGGTGTTTGTAAATTAGATTGTGaaactaaaataatgataaaagatgAGCTGCACAATAATGGGAAGGTGCCTATTGTCACTGGGACTGATAAGTGCAGTTTGGAGGATCCAGAGGTTTGGGATGGGAAACCTCCTGCACTAGTCAGTTCAGATAGTAGTGTCAAGGTGCCTTTGTGTGGTGACCACATTCCCTGTAGCTCTTTTCCCGCTAGTCGGGATGATGTAAAAATAGTTAGTAGAGATGATGACGAAAAGTCCTCTGGGTGCACTCACCCTAGCACAATAACAAAGTCCATAAGACCAGTATCACGCATTGGAAATCGAAGAATAAGGAAGATTTTAGCTTCAAAGCATTGGAAGGTATCTCCAAAATTGAAGGATGATACACTGTTGAACAATG ATGGGGATTTGAAGCCCATTTGCCGTAATAGAAAGGGCTATTACAAACGGCAAAGATCTCAAATGAATATTCCTTTCAAGAAGAGGAAGATTTTTGAGCGTGGCTCAGTGTCAAATCCTAACCGATTGTTTACTTGTGAGGGAAAATCGGATTCACCCGAGAAGGGCATCAATGGAGATGCTTCTGGTTCATGTGTAAAGATGCATGGAG CCACAGGAACATCATCTTCTGTTGTTTGTCAACACACTTCAATTCAATCTAGGGATTCTTACG TGAAGCTTAGGATCAAGTCTTTCAGGGTGCCAGAGCTTTTTATTGAAATGCCCGAAACTGCCTCCGTCGGTTCTTTGAAG AGGACTGTTATGGAGGCACTGACTGCCATACTTGGAGGTGGATTACATGTTGGTGTACTTCTTCGCGGAAAGAAGGTTAGAGATGACAATAAAACTCTACTGCAGACAGGAATTTCTCATGATTACCCTCTAGATGCTTTGGGTTTTGCCCTGGAGCCTAACCCTTCACAAAATCCCCCATCTATATGCCCCAGAAATTCTTCCTGTATGCTTCCTTGTGACACTCCTCAGCCTCTAACAAG CTATCCACCAGATTCAACTGTTGCTCATCAGGCCATTTGCCATTCCTCTCCTGAGCCTCACTTGGCCAATCTTGGAAACTTCATTGAAAGTGATCATGATTCAGCACCTTCTCCCACTGACACATCAGTTGACAAAAGTACAACAGATTCTAAAGCTCTGGTTGCTGTACCAGAAATGAATGTTGAGGCATTGGCTGTTGTTCCAGTTCACAGGAAATCAAAGCGATCTGAGATTGCACAGCGCCGAATCCGTCGACCCTTTTCTGTTACTGAAGTGGAAGCACTGGTTCAAGCAGTTGAGAAACTTGGAACAGGAAG GTGGCGTGATGTTAAGCTGCTAGCTTTTGATAATGCAAAACATCGAACTTATGTGGATTTGAAG GATAAGTGGAAAACACTGGTGCACACGGCAAGAATATCCCCTCAACAAAGGAGAGGAGAGCCCGTTCCCCAGGAGCTCTTGGACAGGGTCCTAACTGCTCATGCTTTTTGGTCCAAACAGCAAGCCAGACAGCAGCTCAAACAACATGCAGAGACTTGCCTTCTCATCTGA
- the LOC122291946 gene encoding telomere repeat-binding protein 5-like isoform X3 translates to MRAFDLLATVAGEMLLERESSPSSSNASKGNGPIACVQNMWENEDKLVKIEQSYQGFSDRRVLASELVQQADDQKYGSEESLFPQNDGHSGFASIVTIDSSEGFVDQRLVNGKNKNDTGSFASKLDLGVSGYRESGVCKLDCETKIMIKDELHNNGKVPIVTGTDKCSLEDPEVWDGKPPALVSSDSSVKVPLCGDHIPCSSFPASRDDVKIVSRDDDEKSSGCTHPSTITKSIRPVSRIGNRRIRKILASKHWKVSPKLKDDTLLNNDGDLKPICRNRKGYYKRQRSQMNIPFKKRKIFERGSVSNPNRLFTCEGKSDSPEKGINGDASGSCVKMHGATGTSSSVVCQHTSIQSRDSYVKLRIKSFRVPELFIEMPETASVGSLKRTVMEALTAILGGGLHVGVLLRGKKVRDDNKTLLQTGISHDYPLDALGFALEPNPSQNPPSICPRNSSCMLPCDTPQPLTSYPPDSTVAHQAICHSSPEPHLANLGNFIESDHDSAPSPTDTSVDKSTTDSKALVAVPEMNVEALAVVPVHRKSKRSEIAQRRIRRPFSVTEVEALVQAVEKLGTGRWRDVKLLAFDNAKHRTYVDLKDKWKTLVHTARISPQQRRGEPVPQELLDRVLTAHAFWSKQQARQQLKQHAETCLLI, encoded by the exons ATGCGTGCTTTTGACTTATTGGCCACCGTAGCTGGTGAGATgttgcttgagagagagagttcacCCTCATCTAGTAATGCATCAAAGGGAAATGGTCCCATTGCATGTGTTCAAAACATGTGGGAGAATGAAGATAAACTAGTTAAAATTGAACAGAGTTATCAAGGATTTAGTGATAGGAGAGTCTTAGCCTCTGAGCTTGTCCAACAAGCTGATGATCAAAAGTATGGCTCTGAGGAATCCCTATTTCCTCAGAATGATGGCCATTCAGGATTTGCTTCTATAGTAACCATTGATTCCTCAGAGGGCTTCGTTGATCAGAGGTTGGTAAATGGAAAAAACAAGAATGACACGGGAAGTTTTGCTAGCAAATTAGATCTGGGTGTCTCTGGTTACAGGGAGTCTGGTGTTTGTAAATTAGATTGTGaaactaaaataatgataaaagatgAGCTGCACAATAATGGGAAGGTGCCTATTGTCACTGGGACTGATAAGTGCAGTTTGGAGGATCCAGAGGTTTGGGATGGGAAACCTCCTGCACTAGTCAGTTCAGATAGTAGTGTCAAGGTGCCTTTGTGTGGTGACCACATTCCCTGTAGCTCTTTTCCCGCTAGTCGGGATGATGTAAAAATAGTTAGTAGAGATGATGACGAAAAGTCCTCTGGGTGCACTCACCCTAGCACAATAACAAAGTCCATAAGACCAGTATCACGCATTGGAAATCGAAGAATAAGGAAGATTTTAGCTTCAAAGCATTGGAAGGTATCTCCAAAATTGAAGGATGATACACTGTTGAACAATG ATGGGGATTTGAAGCCCATTTGCCGTAATAGAAAGGGCTATTACAAACGGCAAAGATCTCAAATGAATATTCCTTTCAAGAAGAGGAAGATTTTTGAGCGTGGCTCAGTGTCAAATCCTAACCGATTGTTTACTTGTGAGGGAAAATCGGATTCACCCGAGAAGGGCATCAATGGAGATGCTTCTGGTTCATGTGTAAAGATGCATGGAG CCACAGGAACATCATCTTCTGTTGTTTGTCAACACACTTCAATTCAATCTAGGGATTCTTACG TGAAGCTTAGGATCAAGTCTTTCAGGGTGCCAGAGCTTTTTATTGAAATGCCCGAAACTGCCTCCGTCGGTTCTTTGAAG AGGACTGTTATGGAGGCACTGACTGCCATACTTGGAGGTGGATTACATGTTGGTGTACTTCTTCGCGGAAAGAAGGTTAGAGATGACAATAAAACTCTACTGCAGACAGGAATTTCTCATGATTACCCTCTAGATGCTTTGGGTTTTGCCCTGGAGCCTAACCCTTCACAAAATCCCCCATCTATATGCCCCAGAAATTCTTCCTGTATGCTTCCTTGTGACACTCCTCAGCCTCTAACAAG CTATCCACCAGATTCAACTGTTGCTCATCAGGCCATTTGCCATTCCTCTCCTGAGCCTCACTTGGCCAATCTTGGAAACTTCATTGAAAGTGATCATGATTCAGCACCTTCTCCCACTGACACATCAGTTGACAAAAGTACAACAGATTCTAAAGCTCTGGTTGCTGTACCAGAAATGAATGTTGAGGCATTGGCTGTTGTTCCAGTTCACAGGAAATCAAAGCGATCTGAGATTGCACAGCGCCGAATCCGTCGACCCTTTTCTGTTACTGAAGTGGAAGCACTGGTTCAAGCAGTTGAGAAACTTGGAACAGGAAG GTGGCGTGATGTTAAGCTGCTAGCTTTTGATAATGCAAAACATCGAACTTATGTGGATTTGAAG GATAAGTGGAAAACACTGGTGCACACGGCAAGAATATCCCCTCAACAAAGGAGAGGAGAGCCCGTTCCCCAGGAGCTCTTGGACAGGGTCCTAACTGCTCATGCTTTTTGGTCCAAACAGCAAGCCAGACAGCAGCTCAAACAACATGCAGAGACTTGCCTTCTCATCTGA
- the LOC122291946 gene encoding telomere repeat-binding protein 5-like isoform X1 — translation MVLHKRLDYGFNGYQVPPTPRGTRSARRRVTFKKRAEDNQMRAFDLLATVAGEMLLERESSPSSSNASKGNGPIACVQNMWENEDKLVKIEQSYQGFSDRRVLASELVQQADDQKYGSEESLFPQNDGHSGFASIVTIDSSEGFVDQRLVNGKNKNDTGSFASKLDLGVSGYRESGVCKLDCETKIMIKDELHNNGKVPIVTGTDKCSLEDPEVWDGKPPALVSSDSSVKVPLCGDHIPCSSFPASRDDVKIVSRDDDEKSSGCTHPSTITKSIRPVSRIGNRRIRKILASKHWKVSPKLKDDTLLNNDGDLKPICRNRKGYYKRQRSQMNIPFKKRKIFERGSVSNPNRLFTCEGKSDSPEKGINGDASGSCVKMHGATGTSSSVVCQHTSIQSRDSYVKLRIKSFRVPELFIEMPETASVGSLKRTVMEALTAILGGGLHVGVLLRGKKVRDDNKTLLQTGISHDYPLDALGFALEPNPSQNPPSICPRNSSCMLPCDTPQPLTSYPPDSTVAHQAICHSSPEPHLANLGNFIESDHDSAPSPTDTSVDKSTTDSKALVAVPEMNVEALAVVPVHRKSKRSEIAQRRIRRPFSVTEVEALVQAVEKLGTGRWRDVKLLAFDNAKHRTYVDLKDKWKTLVHTARISPQQRRGEPVPQELLDRVLTAHAFWSKQQARQQLKQHAETCLLI, via the exons ATGGTGTTGCATAAGAGGTTAGACTATGGGTTCAATGGTTATCAGGTGCCTCCTACGCCTCGAGGTACCAGATCAGCTAGG aGGAGGGTTACATTTAAAAAGAGAGCGGAAGACAATCAAATGCGTGCTTTTGACTTATTGGCCACCGTAGCTGGTGAGATgttgcttgagagagagagttcacCCTCATCTAGTAATGCATCAAAGGGAAATGGTCCCATTGCATGTGTTCAAAACATGTGGGAGAATGAAGATAAACTAGTTAAAATTGAACAGAGTTATCAAGGATTTAGTGATAGGAGAGTCTTAGCCTCTGAGCTTGTCCAACAAGCTGATGATCAAAAGTATGGCTCTGAGGAATCCCTATTTCCTCAGAATGATGGCCATTCAGGATTTGCTTCTATAGTAACCATTGATTCCTCAGAGGGCTTCGTTGATCAGAGGTTGGTAAATGGAAAAAACAAGAATGACACGGGAAGTTTTGCTAGCAAATTAGATCTGGGTGTCTCTGGTTACAGGGAGTCTGGTGTTTGTAAATTAGATTGTGaaactaaaataatgataaaagatgAGCTGCACAATAATGGGAAGGTGCCTATTGTCACTGGGACTGATAAGTGCAGTTTGGAGGATCCAGAGGTTTGGGATGGGAAACCTCCTGCACTAGTCAGTTCAGATAGTAGTGTCAAGGTGCCTTTGTGTGGTGACCACATTCCCTGTAGCTCTTTTCCCGCTAGTCGGGATGATGTAAAAATAGTTAGTAGAGATGATGACGAAAAGTCCTCTGGGTGCACTCACCCTAGCACAATAACAAAGTCCATAAGACCAGTATCACGCATTGGAAATCGAAGAATAAGGAAGATTTTAGCTTCAAAGCATTGGAAGGTATCTCCAAAATTGAAGGATGATACACTGTTGAACAATG ATGGGGATTTGAAGCCCATTTGCCGTAATAGAAAGGGCTATTACAAACGGCAAAGATCTCAAATGAATATTCCTTTCAAGAAGAGGAAGATTTTTGAGCGTGGCTCAGTGTCAAATCCTAACCGATTGTTTACTTGTGAGGGAAAATCGGATTCACCCGAGAAGGGCATCAATGGAGATGCTTCTGGTTCATGTGTAAAGATGCATGGAG CCACAGGAACATCATCTTCTGTTGTTTGTCAACACACTTCAATTCAATCTAGGGATTCTTACG TGAAGCTTAGGATCAAGTCTTTCAGGGTGCCAGAGCTTTTTATTGAAATGCCCGAAACTGCCTCCGTCGGTTCTTTGAAG AGGACTGTTATGGAGGCACTGACTGCCATACTTGGAGGTGGATTACATGTTGGTGTACTTCTTCGCGGAAAGAAGGTTAGAGATGACAATAAAACTCTACTGCAGACAGGAATTTCTCATGATTACCCTCTAGATGCTTTGGGTTTTGCCCTGGAGCCTAACCCTTCACAAAATCCCCCATCTATATGCCCCAGAAATTCTTCCTGTATGCTTCCTTGTGACACTCCTCAGCCTCTAACAAG CTATCCACCAGATTCAACTGTTGCTCATCAGGCCATTTGCCATTCCTCTCCTGAGCCTCACTTGGCCAATCTTGGAAACTTCATTGAAAGTGATCATGATTCAGCACCTTCTCCCACTGACACATCAGTTGACAAAAGTACAACAGATTCTAAAGCTCTGGTTGCTGTACCAGAAATGAATGTTGAGGCATTGGCTGTTGTTCCAGTTCACAGGAAATCAAAGCGATCTGAGATTGCACAGCGCCGAATCCGTCGACCCTTTTCTGTTACTGAAGTGGAAGCACTGGTTCAAGCAGTTGAGAAACTTGGAACAGGAAG GTGGCGTGATGTTAAGCTGCTAGCTTTTGATAATGCAAAACATCGAACTTATGTGGATTTGAAG GATAAGTGGAAAACACTGGTGCACACGGCAAGAATATCCCCTCAACAAAGGAGAGGAGAGCCCGTTCCCCAGGAGCTCTTGGACAGGGTCCTAACTGCTCATGCTTTTTGGTCCAAACAGCAAGCCAGACAGCAGCTCAAACAACATGCAGAGACTTGCCTTCTCATCTGA